CGGCCGTTGAGGCAGTCATCCGGCGCTACCGCTTCCCCTCGCTCTCGACGAAGGCGACCGAGGCTCAGCTCAGGTCCGGGAGGAAGGCGTGGCCGACATAGTCACGGAACAACACGATCTTCCCTTCGCGGATCCGGAAGACCTGAATACACGGCACTTCGAATGACTGGCCGGTCGACGTGACGCGTCCGACGGAGGTCAGTTCGACGATTACGACCTCCGGATCGGCGGTTTGGTGGGTCTGGCGCACAAGCAGCTCGTCGAGACGGGCCCCACCGCGGTCGACGTCGATCGCGTATGCCCGAATCGCCTCCTTGCCTACCAACCGGTCAGGCAATTCGCCTGCGGTGAACGGCATCTCGATCACGCCGTCCTCCGCGAACAGGTCCACGAACGCGTGCATGTCGTTGGCGAGTATCGCCTTGTTTCGCTCTTCCAAGACCTGGAGCGGGCTCTCGACACCGGACCGACTCATGGCAATCACCTTTCATTCAACGCTTGTTGTATCAACGATTCAACGAGCGTAGAATGAAATCTTGCGCCGGTCAACGCCCGTAGAATGACCCGCGTGAGCAACCCCCCAGCGCCCACTTCGCGGGCCGAGCAGCGACGCAACACCGAGGCGCGGATTCTCACCCATGCCCGCACGTTGTTCGCCGAATCCGGCTACGATCGCACCACCATCCGCGCCGTCGCCACGGCGGCCGGCGTGGATCCTGGACTCGTCATCCACTATTTCGGCAGCAAACAGAAGCTGTTCCTGAGCGCCATCGGGTCCGGAACGGCACTGCTCGCCGGGGGCAGTGCCGCGGATGTCGCCGAGCAGCTGCTCAACAGACTGCGCGGCTCACTGATCGAGGAACCGGTTACCTCGCTGGCCATGCTGCGGTCGATGCTCACCCACCCCGAAGCCGCGGAGGAAATCCGCACCTCTTCGCGCATCTACAAGGATCAGATCAGCGACGCCATCCCCGATGAGGAAGCCGATCTGCGCGCAGAAGTGGTCAGCGCCGCGCTGATCGGCATCGTCCTGTGCCGCCATCTCGTCAAGCTCGATCACCTCGCCGCGGCCGACCCGGACAGGGTAGTGGAGATTCTGCGCCCCGCCGTCCGCTCGATCACCAAGGCCGACATCGACGACGCCGCGGACTGAACGCGCTCGAAGATGGGGCATGCCCCCACGGCATTCCCCAAACACACGCCCGCCTCGCTCGGCCACGATGCTCCCCCACCCCTGAACGT
The genomic region above belongs to Nocardia spumae and contains:
- a CDS encoding nuclear transport factor 2 family protein translates to MSRSGVESPLQVLEERNKAILANDMHAFVDLFAEDGVIEMPFTAGELPDRLVGKEAIRAYAIDVDRGGARLDELLVRQTHQTADPEVVIVELTSVGRVTSTGQSFEVPCIQVFRIREGKIVLFRDYVGHAFLPDLS
- a CDS encoding TetR/AcrR family transcriptional regulator encodes the protein MSNPPAPTSRAEQRRNTEARILTHARTLFAESGYDRTTIRAVATAAGVDPGLVIHYFGSKQKLFLSAIGSGTALLAGGSAADVAEQLLNRLRGSLIEEPVTSLAMLRSMLTHPEAAEEIRTSSRIYKDQISDAIPDEEADLRAEVVSAALIGIVLCRHLVKLDHLAAADPDRVVEILRPAVRSITKADIDDAAD